From Brochothrix thermosphacta DSM 20171 = FSL F6-1036, a single genomic window includes:
- a CDS encoding transaldolase, with product MIEGIKVFADGAELDKMVASYKAGEVSGFTTNPSLMKKAGITDYNEFAKAAVTAIPDMPLSFEVFADDFETMEKEARKIATFGDNVFVKIPITNTKGESSIPLIKKLSSEGVSLNVTALLTLEQVQDTVDALTPGTNNIVSVFAGRVADTGVDPTELMVKSLEICKQKPGAELLWASTRELINIIQAKDIGVDIITVPPAIIGKIKDIGKDLNQVSLDTVIGFNNDIKALGYSIL from the coding sequence ATGATTGAAGGAATTAAAGTATTCGCAGATGGAGCAGAATTAGATAAGATGGTCGCTTCTTACAAAGCAGGAGAAGTCAGTGGTTTTACGACAAATCCAAGTTTAATGAAAAAAGCCGGTATCACTGATTATAACGAATTTGCTAAAGCCGCTGTAACAGCTATTCCAGATATGCCACTCTCATTTGAAGTTTTTGCGGATGATTTTGAAACAATGGAAAAAGAAGCACGTAAAATCGCTACATTTGGCGATAATGTTTTTGTTAAAATTCCAATTACAAACACAAAAGGGGAGTCATCAATCCCACTTATTAAAAAATTATCTTCTGAAGGCGTGAGTTTAAACGTTACTGCGCTTTTAACATTAGAACAAGTACAGGACACTGTTGATGCATTAACTCCAGGCACTAATAACATCGTTTCAGTCTTCGCTGGACGTGTTGCTGATACTGGTGTTGATCCAACTGAATTAATGGTGAAATCACTTGAAATTTGTAAACAAAAACCGGGTGCTGAATTATTATGGGCAAGTACACGTGAATTAATCAACATTATCCAAGCAAAAGATATTGGTGTTGATATTATCACAGTTCCGCCTGCAATTATCGGCAAAATCAAAGATATCGGTAAAGATTTAAATCAAGTGTCACTTGATACTGTTATTGGTTTCAATAACGATATCAAAGCATTAGGTTATTCAATTCTTTAA
- a CDS encoding alpha/beta hydrolase fold domain-containing protein, which produces MQSIHSQLIHRTLRASNFNQHWQLTGKKLEKRVHNKQKNDRHQPLKLITKQINITMHYLDDQLYYRLSPKESEINTSAPPILYFHGGGYIYTLTPLHWEFLARLVRTTGSIVSVPIYPLAPQNSYHEVFSMAVPLYRLLYTPNLVLMGDSAGGGIALALAHLLSDRGLSQPRLIIALSPALDLSFSNPEIEAMKKNDPVLALPSLTVIADWYRCDLPVTHPLVSPFYADFEKIAPVSLFTGTYDITNPDAKKLQQQLAERQIPFDYREYPKMLHIWMMYYFPEARQAFKEICELILEDTKIRA; this is translated from the coding sequence ATGCAAAGTATTCACAGTCAACTGATTCATCGAACGCTTCGTGCGTCGAATTTTAATCAACATTGGCAACTCACAGGTAAAAAACTCGAAAAGCGTGTGCACAATAAACAAAAAAATGACCGTCACCAACCTCTCAAACTCATTACTAAACAAATTAATATCACGATGCATTATCTTGACGATCAACTTTATTATCGTCTATCGCCAAAAGAGTCAGAAATTAACACGAGTGCACCACCGATTCTTTACTTTCATGGAGGCGGCTATATTTATACACTCACACCTCTCCATTGGGAATTTTTAGCACGACTCGTACGCACAACTGGCAGTATTGTTTCAGTCCCGATTTATCCATTGGCGCCACAAAATAGCTATCATGAAGTATTTTCAATGGCTGTGCCGCTCTACCGACTGCTCTACACACCCAATTTAGTTTTAATGGGGGATTCTGCAGGTGGTGGGATTGCATTGGCTTTGGCTCATCTATTAAGTGATAGAGGTCTTTCGCAGCCTCGACTTATTATTGCACTCTCCCCTGCGCTTGATCTTTCTTTCAGCAATCCAGAGATTGAAGCCATGAAAAAAAACGACCCTGTTTTAGCGCTGCCTTCACTCACTGTTATTGCCGACTGGTACCGTTGTGATTTGCCGGTGACACACCCATTAGTGAGTCCTTTTTATGCAGATTTTGAAAAAATTGCGCCTGTAAGCCTTTTTACAGGAACCTATGATATAACGAATCCGGATGCGAAAAAGTTGCAACAACAATTAGCTGAACGTCAGATTCCATTTGATTATCGTGAGTACCCCAAAATGCTCCATATCTGGATGATGTACTATTTTCCTGAAGCACGTCAGGCCTTTAAAGAAATATGTGAATTAATACTTGAAGATACTAAAATTAGAGCCTAA